Proteins from a single region of Ziziphus jujuba cultivar Dongzao chromosome 1, ASM3175591v1:
- the LOC107421784 gene encoding probable NAD(P)H dehydrogenase (quinone) FQR1-like 1 isoform X2: protein MGAPPKSDVPIITPNELAEADGLLFGFPTRFGMMAGQFKAFLDATGGLWRSQQLAGKPAGIFYSTGSQGGGQETTPLTAITQLVHHGMVFVPIGYTFGAGMFEMEKVKGGSPYGAGTFAGDGTRQPSELELEQAFHQGKYFAGIAKKLKGTA from the exons ATGGGTGCACCCCCAAAGAGTGATGTACCTATAATCACACCTAATGAGCTTGCGGAGGCTGATGGGTTGCTTTTCGGCTTCCCAACCAGATTTGGAATGATGGCTGGACAATTTAAAGCATTTCTGGATGCTACTGGGGGTTTATGGAGATCACAGCAACTTGCTGGCAAGCCTGCTGGAATATTCTACAGCACTGGCTCTCAAGGAGGTGGACAAGAGACTACACC CTTAACAGCTATTACCCAGCTTGTTCACCATGGAATGGTCTTCGTACCTATTGGATACACGTTTGGAGCAGGCATGTTTGAAATGGAGAAGGTGAAGGGTGGCAGCCCCTATGGTGCTGGAACTTTTGCCGGGGATGGCACTAGACAACCATCTGAGCTAGAGCTGGAGCAAGCTTTCCACCAGGGAAAGTACTTTGCAGGCATAGCTAAGAAACTTAAGGGAACTGCCTAG
- the LOC107421784 gene encoding probable NAD(P)H dehydrogenase (quinone) FQR1-like 1 isoform X1, producing MATKVYIVYYSMYGHVEKLAEEIKKGAASVEGVEAKLWQVPETLPYEVLGKMGAPPKSDVPIITPNELAEADGLLFGFPTRFGMMAGQFKAFLDATGGLWRSQQLAGKPAGIFYSTGSQGGGQETTPLTAITQLVHHGMVFVPIGYTFGAGMFEMEKVKGGSPYGAGTFAGDGTRQPSELELEQAFHQGKYFAGIAKKLKGTA from the exons ATGGCCACTAAAGTTTACATTGT TTACTATTCTATGTATGGACATGTTGAAAAGCTGGCAGAAGAGATAAAAAAAGGAGCTGCCTCAGTTGAAGGAGTAGAGGCAAAGCTATGGCAG GTACCTGAAACACTGCCATATGAGGTTCTTGGAAAGATGGGTGCACCCCCAAAGAGTGATGTACCTATAATCACACCTAATGAGCTTGCGGAGGCTGATGGGTTGCTTTTCGGCTTCCCAACCAGATTTGGAATGATGGCTGGACAATTTAAAGCATTTCTGGATGCTACTGGGGGTTTATGGAGATCACAGCAACTTGCTGGCAAGCCTGCTGGAATATTCTACAGCACTGGCTCTCAAGGAGGTGGACAAGAGACTACACC CTTAACAGCTATTACCCAGCTTGTTCACCATGGAATGGTCTTCGTACCTATTGGATACACGTTTGGAGCAGGCATGTTTGAAATGGAGAAGGTGAAGGGTGGCAGCCCCTATGGTGCTGGAACTTTTGCCGGGGATGGCACTAGACAACCATCTGAGCTAGAGCTGGAGCAAGCTTTCCACCAGGGAAAGTACTTTGCAGGCATAGCTAAGAAACTTAAGGGAACTGCCTAG